TATAACCATTACTTGTTTAGTTAATGATTGCTTAAACTTAATTGGAATTAAACTTAAAGAAAGTTCTTATAACAAAAGTTTCATGCTCAAAAGCAGATTCCAAAATTTGTTTATTATACCACATTTTGGTATACCTCTTTTTAGTTTTCCTCTTAGAAATATTTTGTCCTtgatataattaattttttttagtaatGATAATGACATGGGTTGAGCTTAAATGGAGTATGGGGAATCACATTgccgaccccaacttgtttggaaCTATAAAGACATCAATTAAAACCAAAAGCAAAGCTTTTTTCTACCATCAAAATAAAGAATCGAATTCAAGATGCTAAAGATCCCGATTCCTATTTCTCATTGATATACAATGATCAAGAGAATTGGCTGAATCCCGTGAAACCGTTTCATAGAAGTTCATTGGTATCTTCTTTTTATAAAGCAATTCGACTTAGATTCTTAAATGAGCCACacatttattcctataatttatCCTATGGAAAATCTGCTTACAAGAAGATTTAATCGGAATTATCGACAAATTCTTGTGGAAtccaaaaaaatgaaattaaaaaaaaatcgacTGCCTAGAGACGTTGTAGTAGTAGTTGTAATTGTAATTAGTGTAACtcaatttaatttcatttatattaAACGAAATTACTTTTTGTCGTGTATGTTAATAAAACTAATATTAGATTAAGTGATCTAATGTATTATTGGAAACAAATCATTATCCACTTTAAACCAAAGGAATGTTTTAAGTGCTGCACCGTGTATCCAGATTTTATTTGGATGAACTTATCATCCGATAACAAATACAGTAAATCTAGTAATCCATTGATTATTATTCACAACATTACAATCTTTCTATTATAATTCTTGTATAACTGGCTGCAAACTAAATGACTTATTATTGTATATACAGTACAGGGCCCTGTGTTATTTCTCGGATGCTTCTTCACTTTAGTTGGTAGCCTTATTTGTCTAAATTTAGTTGCATGGCAGGTTCTTTAAAATATTATCAACAGTCTTCTACTCTTCTTATTTAGTGAAAGTAACACAGATGTATGGTAATAGATCTCATATTTTTTGTAGGTAGATGTATAGTACTATATCTCATATTTTACTGTCTGACAGGGCCCGCAATATGTTTGCACTAATTTCTGGACATTTGTTTGCACAACATGCAGCGGTATACAGTAAGTGCTGTCTTTCATAAAATGATGCAACCATCATTCCTCTGTGGTGCTTAAAATGTTTCCTAGCACTAGAAACTCCTTTTAATCTCTAATTTATTGCTTCCTGTTCTACATTTGAAAATACTGGCAGTCGGGAGTTCACTCATAGAGTGAAGTCAGTATCCATGGCTAAATTTACCTCACAAGAAGTTAGTGCCCTCCAAGGAGGAGGAAATGCGGTATGCATGCTCCTTTTGCTATAAGAGCCACACCTACTTCTGATGTCATGTTCATATTTCTTTCCTCGCTGGTTGCCAACTCATTTGTTTTTTTCTGCTTTTGTGGCCTTTTTTTGGGGGTGGGGGTTGCATTTTCACAGAGTGCAAAGGTAATATATTTGAAGGATTGGGACACGCAGCGTAATTCTCTTCCAGACGGCAGGTTTGTGATcttaataaatatatgtatatgataCTTATTAACCCAAAATACAGTTCTGATTGTCGTTGTGTTCAGTAATGTAGAGAGGCTTCGTGATTTTATTAAGCATGTCTATGTGGATAGAAGATACACTGGTGAAAGGAGCTTTGAGAAGCCACCAAGGGGGAAAATGGTGCCTATCCTATCCTGCTCATcctcaattttgaattttataataGCTCATTGTGCTCCTTACAGGAGAAGAATTTCTGTGATGTCGTCACTTAGTAGATCTCTGTCTTCTAAACTTGCGAGATCTGCTGGTTGAACACATTCCAtcatataaaatatttaatatctGCAGGCTGAAGCTGAGAACCTAAGCGAAAACAGGAAGACAGATACCTACCAAAGTGGGTCTCGAAGCCCACCAAATGAGGAAGTATATGAGCGACGATACAGCAACAGGCCTAGTCCTGGTGGGAGTAGTGGTGGGAGAAGTCCTGGATATGATCAAAGAAGTCCTGCACGTGCTGAAGTAATCAATGACTGGCGACGAGAGGATAGATTCGGGAATGGAAGGAGATCTGATGATGGTAGAATTTCGGATGGAGGATCCAAGTTTGAAAGCATGTCACCTGATCGTCAAAGCGACCTTGACTCATCCAGTCCCCCAATGGTTCGACCTGTTAGAGAGATTCTTGGAGATAGTGTATCTCCCCTTCGAGTTATTGAACCTCCAAAAACCAATGGTGGTAGGTCTGCTGCTGGTGGCTCCGTGCTAACCCAGGTGTGGATTATATGCTATACGGCATCATGTGGTATTTGATTATTTTGGATGATGCTATTAAACTTTGTTTTATTAGCTAGTAACACGTCCATTATGATATTCTTTCCCATAAGATATCCTTtggtatctgattttttttttgaatgatgGTACAATGCTTTGTTGTGGAATCTAGTCACACATCTTTTGGTGACAATTTGTCCTCTAGCAGTTTAGTAAATATTGGGAGAATGATGGCTTTGATATTTGATAAAAGACTCTTTCTTGATTGTTCTCAAAACTTTAGCAAATAGGAAGAGTAGAGTGTACATCTAGATTTCTCATAAGTCTTAGCATTTCCAAATTGCATGGGCTTTACCTGAAATGCCTCTCTACGTCTACTCCCATTGTTCACCTTATCCAAAATATGTGAAATATACCATATTAATTTCACCAGTATACTCTTTCTTTTACGCGTTTCCCAATGCTTACCAATTAAGTAAGAtgctaaacttattttaaatatattgtgCAGAGGACTGCATCTTCCAGTAGCTTGACGTCCTCCAACGGGAACCCTGTTGAACTTAAGACAGAAACCTCATTAATCGATTTTGATGATGTTCCTGAACCTGCAGCTTCTGCACTGGCCCCACAAATACAACAATCTGCTACAGCCATACCCGTTGCACAACCGACAAAATCTGCTGCTGACAACTGGGCGAATTTTGATTCATTAGCAGAGGTGAAAGCATCTCCAGTTCCTTCAAACACCAATCTACTGGAATCTATATTCTCAGAGTTGGCTGCTCCAGCAACTGTAACTGGTCACTCTGCAGCACCTCCAGGTGGTAGTGCACCTCCAGTCACTCCCTTCAGTAGTTTTGTTCCTGGAGCTGCAACTGTGGAAAACTCAGTAGCATTTCCATTTGGTGGTGCTTCAGCTGCACCCACTGGACCGACATCACTACCGCCGGTTAGTGGTGGTAATGGCTTCGCAAATAATCCCGGAGGACAATGGTCTAATATGCTACCTCAGCAGAGTTCCTTGTTTCCTGTGACTGGCCCACAGCCCATATCGCAGCTTTCTACTCCAGCTGCTGGTGGACCTTCTGGAAATCAGGTAGCTTCCTAGCGCTTCCCTTGTCCTTGAGGTCAACTAGTTGTATCATTACTGATTATTGTTAATTATCATCATCTTTCAGCAGTGGAATCCTTCGGTTACCGCAACTACACCTGGGTTTCCTAGTACGGGAACTGCACAAGTGTCTCAAGGTGTAAACCCTGCCCTTCTGGGAGCCACTTCTGCAGTTGCATCTCAAGCTGCTCCTGTTGAAATCAAATCTAGTGGAAGGAAACAACTGCCTGAGGTAAGTTCTTTTCTATTGGTTTTTTCATGTTTTGACTCTAGTACACCTGATATATTTTGAAGATTTTTCTAGCCTAAATTATGAACATTTGTCTAGGCTAAAAAATTTGTAATGGTTCTTCATATTTTTTCTCCAGCAGAATGATGCATTTTAAAATTTTCTGTAGTTTAAAGGTATGTACATTTCTGTGCAGGATTTGTTTGCTGTAAATTATTCTTCAATTCCTGGTGCTTTTCCGGGCTGGCATACTGGTCCACAGCATGGCTATGGATTCGCAATGCAATACAACATGTCTATGGTATGTGTGCTAACCCAAAAGTTTTATGGAAAAGGGTCGGATATACCCTCGTACTTTCAGAAATAGGTTAAAATTATCCTTCGTTTGAGTATCCGTCCAAGGTAGCCCTACCTTTATACTTTGGCACTAATATACCCTTAATTTAAACAACGGGACTAATGGCATCACAATAACAAAAACAATCCCCAATTTTAATACCCAATTCCAATTAAAAAACCTACCCCTAAATTTTAACCTATTATCCAACCGAATCCCCCacataagtataaacacttattTCACCATCATTAAAATCAGAAAAAAGACGTCCAAACTCCGTGTGGCCCAATTCCTCATTCCAGAAATACATACTTCActgccaccaccaccaccaccaccaataCTTCCTCCATCCTGCCAATGCTTCCACCCACGCCAATTTCCCCAATTCCAAGAACACTACTCCATGATTGGTAATGTGAATCAAAGTAGTatgtcttttttttatttataaaattacaATTTGTAGGTCTAAGAGTAAAAGACAAAGCATCAGGTTTTCAACGGCCGCTTTCTTCTAATTCCTTCTTCCGCCGCATCTCGAAAGCTTTCCGGTGGTTGTTCCAGTGCGTTCAAATGTTGGGCTGCAAACCGGCGGGTATTCCAGTAGCAGCTGACCAgacttatttctttctttttgaatAGTTGTAGAAAACTTGTTTAAAAAgctttttaatttgaaaaaagaaaaggaaatcttCAGAAGTGTTTCGTCACCTTATGGAACTCCAATAGTCATCTTTCCTACTCTGTTAACCTTTTAATAAAGATCTGGTACAAATTCTTGGGCCGGGTCAGGTAAAAAAAAATTAGGGTCgtttttaattgaaattgggtATTAAAATTGGGGATGGGTCTTCACTTATTGTGATGCCACTTGTCTCTCCATTTAAATTAGGGGTATAGTAGTGGCCAAAGTATAACGGTAGGGCTAGCTGTGAATGGATACTCAAATGGAGGGTAATTTTTAACTATTTCTGATATTATAAGgttatatttggcccttttccgaaGATTTTATGCCTGACTGTTAGTTTGTGGTCACAGCATGCTTAACTATGTGGCATCTTGCTCATACACTAGTTTTTTTCAGGCTACAAATGCTTTGCCACAGCCATCAAAATCAGCAAATCCTTTTGATGTCATAAACGAGCCATCTTCACAAGCCTCAACGGTATGAAAATAATACTATTACTTTAGACTGTTTTATTTGTTCATCATCATTTACGATGCACAAGGCATTCAGATGTGTTTGATTTTATGCCCTATGTGACTATTGTGATAAGTTGACTTCTGTTGAAGAGATTTCCACTTGTGTTGACTCGCAAGAAAAAGGATTTGTGCATTAAAATCAGATTTAGAGTGGGATATTGATAACTTAGAGTGATATTAGTtaattactccctccggtccacaataagggACCAATTTACTTTTGgcaaaatactaaattctatacaaaaatacctagtatgactaaactacccttaattaaatatttagtgtgaggagtaagaaaactttttTAGGGATATGTtcataagggtaattttgtaaaaataaattgaattttgtcttgattatataaatggacacttactTTGGACccaaataaaaaagcaaattggtcacttattgtggaccggcgGGAGTATTATTTATCACATGCATTTGAGCTTATCTTTTAGGTGTAAAtctcaaaattacttttttctgcttATTTATTCATGTTTAATTTGATTAGTTGGGGAGTACTACTTGCTGAAACAGCCCCAAAACCTGTGCTCGGCTGAGAAAAAAGCATTCATTTAGTGTGAATATTTGTTAATTGACTTTTTCCACTCTTGATCTGATTGAGATTTTCATTGTTCAGTTTCCGTCAATGGCATCATTACAAGGTGCATTACCGAACATGGTCCCTCCAACTGGATTGCTGCATACATCCAGCCTCGGTGCCCCAACTTCTTATCCTCCGGCAATGCCTCAGCAGTCACCATCTTATGCATCAGCAGTTCCACCAGGTAGTATTCTTTGTCCCCTGTATTAGATCTCTGGTCAATTATTTGGATGCTGATTATGTCTTAATTTTTAGGCTCATACATGGGGCATCAAGTAGCTGGTAGCATGCCACAAAGGTACTTTTGTGATTGCTGCTCCATTTTTGGTCTTGTATCGTTGAACATTAGTAGCAAATGAAGTGCTAGACTGACATGAGATTGATTATTGAAGTTTTGACTGAAACTCTTTAGCTTTTTATTGTGTATAGCATGTTTTCATTCAGCTGTATATATGGAAATCATTTTGTAGCCTTTTGAGCcaaggttgccttttgtaattgcTTAATCTTGCAACTCATCCGTCTCAAGATGAATTACTTTCATAGTTTGTAGAATCTATACATTTGAGAGGTAAATTTCAATGACTGCGTTTCAAAATGCAGATCACCAGGAGTAGCAAGCTTTGGCTTCGACGCTTTTGGAGCTCTAAACTCGAATCAGCAGCCAGGTGGATTATATTCTGCACCCGCTTCCCAGAACACCTTCTCTTCTTCTGGAGGAAACCCATTTGGTTAAAGAAAATTCATCTCGTATGTGCATTGTGTTGTTGCTTCCTCTGGTAGCATTGAGTGGAGATATGTTATTAGCTGCTTGCTGTGGAAAATTTTATGATCGAGATATTTCCAAGGGTTATGACATTCATCATCGAGCATCGGATCCTCTTTATATGTGATGCTGCCAACTGTAGTTAGATGCGGGAAGGAGCTAAAGAATTATCGATGAGAAGGAACCTCCGTATGAGACTGATGCTTGTTGCGTGCATTTTGCCTGCTGCACCTAAAATGTGTATTATtctctttattattttttaaatcatttatTAATCTTATTTTTTCATCCCTCCCTTGCTGCCTTGAAGTTATATTGTTTTACTTATTTTTGGCTTTTGCTACTCTTGTTGTGGTCAGTGGTTTATCATTAAAGAATTCCAGCTGTATTGTACAATTTGTATTACTAGTACAATAGGATGTAATGTAATATCtgtatttcttttttattataattaataaacctgtgcagttttaTACGGTGCAAGTATTTTGAAAGAGGCAAACAAATATGCAGAATTATTGGCATAATTTGTTCCTGTAGTTTCATAGGAAGTTTAGTgtgcgtttggacataagaattgcgAAATTTtataaaaagtgaaaaaaattcaTGTGAATATGGTATTTGAAAATAGAGTTGTGTTTGGGCACAAATATAACTTGGagttgttttttaatttttgtgagtaatttgaagtgaaaattttgaaaagatgaactgacatatccaaaagatgaaagtagcagaaatgaggatgttgaggtggatgtgtgggtACACtaggagcccgtttggattagctgatttaAAGTAGTTGATAAACATTAAGTGCTGGAAAGtatttttaagtgctgaaacttatttaataaataagcagttacgtgtttgggtACAAGTGCTGAAGttaagggtggcatgtgggccggtccCGGGTTTAAGTGGGTTGGTCCTCACGGTCTCGGGTCGGTCCCAATTTAAACTGGCCTAGCGGTCCCGGTCTTGGTGATTTTTTTGTAGGAACCGGCCCGGGGCTGGGCCCACGAAGTAATAGTCCCAGGCTAAGTGGTCTGGTCCCGGGGCCATGGGCCCAACAGatactttttttaattttttttttatagaagttagagaaaaaaagatggaaataaaaatatctaaggcacttccttataaattatattatagaattgtgacctaaatttttaaattcaaatttaaagataaaaatattgtaaagagatattcaaagcaatgtgttataattttattatagcattaaaaaaacatgacaatatctttcttagtcttcctccccgtatggaatgagcacaacaaggtgctatgTCACGActctaaacccagacccggtcgtgatggtgcctctcgtgaagacaaggtcagtcAACTATCCCCAATTCAATGTTAACCAGTTAAACAACAGGAAAACAgtctaaaatatgataaaataatccaaagtagcaAATAATgtcataaatacgcggaagaacagtccaacacaaccctaaccggggtgtcacaagtcacgagcatctaacaa
Above is a window of Nicotiana tabacum cultivar K326 chromosome 8, ASM71507v2, whole genome shotgun sequence DNA encoding:
- the LOC107801218 gene encoding uncharacterized protein LOC107801218 isoform X2 codes for the protein MANRKEDEKNERIIRNLLKLPDNRRCMNCNSLGPQYVCTNFWTFVCTTCSGIHREFTHRVKSVSMAKFTSQEVSALQGGGNASAKVIYLKDWDTQRNSLPDGSNVERLRDFIKHVYVDRRYTGERSFEKPPRGKMAEAENLSENRKTDTYQSGSRSPPNEEVYERRYSNRPSPGGSSGGRSPGYDQRSPARAEVINDWRREDRFGNGRRSDDGRISDGGSKFESMSPDRQSDLDSSSPPMVRPVREILGDSVSPLRVIEPPKTNGGRSAAGGSVLTQRTASSSSLTSSNGNPVELKTETSLIDFDDVPEPAASALAPQIQQSATAIPVAQPTKSAADNWANFDSLAEVKASPVPSNTNLLESIFSELAAPATVTGHSAAPPGGSAPPVTPFSSFVPGAATVENSVAFPFGGASAAPTGPTSLPPVSGGNGFANNPGGQWSNMLPQQSSLFPVTGPQPISQLSTPAAGGPSGNQWNPSVTATTPGFPSTGTAQVSQGVNPALLGATSAVASQAAPVEIKSSGRKQLPEDLFAVNYSSIPGAFPGWHTGPQHGYGFAMQYNMSMATNALPQPSKSANPFDVINEPSSQASTFPSMASLQGALPNMVPPTGLLHTSSLGAPTSYPPAMPQQSPSYASAVPPGSYMGHQVAGSMPQRSPGVASFGFDAFGALNSNQQPGGLYSAPASQNTFSSSGGNPFG
- the LOC107801218 gene encoding uncharacterized protein LOC107801218 isoform X1; this encodes MANRKEDEKNERIIRNLLKLPDNRRCMNCNSLGPQYVCTNFWTFVCTTCSGIHREFTHRVKSVSMAKFTSQEVSALQGGGNASAKVIYLKDWDTQRNSLPDGSNVERLRDFIKHVYVDRRYTGERSFEKPPRGKMAEAENLSENRKTDTYQSGSRSPPNEEVYERRYSNRPSPGGSSGGRSPGYDQRSPARAEVINDWRREDRFGNGRRSDDGRISDGGSKFESMSPDRQSDLDSSSPPMVRPVREILGDSVSPLRVIEPPKTNGGRSAAGGSVLTQRTASSSSLTSSNGNPVELKTETSLIDFDDVPEPAASALAPQIQQSATAIPVAQPTKSAADNWANFDSLAEVKASPVPSNTNLLESIFSELAAPATVTGHSAAPPGGSAPPVTPFSSFVPGAATVENSVAFPFGGASAAPTGPTSLPPVSGGNGFANNPGGQWSNMLPQQSSLFPVTGPQPISQLSTPAAGGPSGNQQWNPSVTATTPGFPSTGTAQVSQGVNPALLGATSAVASQAAPVEIKSSGRKQLPEDLFAVNYSSIPGAFPGWHTGPQHGYGFAMQYNMSMATNALPQPSKSANPFDVINEPSSQASTFPSMASLQGALPNMVPPTGLLHTSSLGAPTSYPPAMPQQSPSYASAVPPGSYMGHQVAGSMPQRSPGVASFGFDAFGALNSNQQPGGLYSAPASQNTFSSSGGNPFG